The DNA window AGATAAGGAGTATGTTAGGGACTACAAACTTTGTAGAGAGTATAAACAGCAAGATAAGGAAGGTGATATATGGCAAGAGGATATTTCCAACGGATGAGGCTTTACTGAAGGTTTGTTATGGGGTAGCAATGGACTTAGAGGAGAAGTGGAAGAAGCCTTTGAGGGACTGGGAGATGATATATGCTCAGTTGATAATTCTTTTTGAGGGTAGGCTATGAGGTGTGGTATAATTTACACAAATTTTGAAACAGTCCCGAAAGAGCAGACCCATATCAGTCAAGATTTTACTATTTTGCCGTCAAGCGATTAAAAAGTCTTTCAGTCCAATCTTCGTCTTCTAAAAATAAAACATTATGTTCCATAAATTCATCCTTTGAAGGAGGATTATTCCATCCTATAATTAAATTTCCATAAGGAGTTATAGAAAGAATAAAGGAATCCAAGACTACTTTGTCATTTCCAAGTTTCTGTTCTAACTCTTTAAGCTCATTTCTGAATTGTATCTTTTCGTCATCTAATCCCCTTGCATGCTCTAAACCCTTTGGGTCTACAAATACAATGGT is part of the Candidatus Aenigmatarchaeota archaeon genome and encodes:
- a CDS encoding transposase: IRSMLGTTNFVESINSKIRKVIYGKRIFPTDEALLKVCYGVAMDLEEKWKKPLRDWEMIYAQLIILFEGRL